The following proteins come from a genomic window of Zonotrichia leucophrys gambelii isolate GWCS_2022_RI chromosome 4, RI_Zleu_2.0, whole genome shotgun sequence:
- the ANAPC4 gene encoding anaphase-promoting complex subunit 4 — protein sequence MPAFRQVGEKQLPQEVVFMSWSPKRDLIALANRAGEVLLHRLANFQRVWSLPPNENTGKEVTALAWRPDGKILAFGLADTKRIILCDVEKPESLHSFSVELSITYMHWMEVTEESSVLTSFYNAEDESNLLLPKLPALPKNYSTTAKIFSEEKSDEIMKLLGDVRLNALVLGGSSGFIEIYAYGMFKIATVNGVAGSCRGLCLSSDLKSLSVITELQNSPDSEAEITYFQLDTSLLSSYLPEVTRMARKFTHISTLLQYIKLSLTCMCEAWEEILMQMDSRLTKFVQEKNTTTSVQDEFMQLLLWGKASLELQALLMNQLTVKGLKKLGQSIESSYSSIQKLVISHLQSGSEALLYHLSELKGMALWKQKYESLGLDASGIDEAITAVGSFILKANELLQVIDSSMKNFKAFFRWLYVAMLRMSEDHVLPELNKMTQKDITFVADFLTEHFNEAPELYNRKGKYFNVERVGQYLKDEDDDLVSPPNTEGNQWFNFLKDSTHLKESPLLFPYYPEKSLHFVKRQMEGVIDLCLQKPADVIGKSVHQAVCISLYKVSQSEDSTPQLFKLPFLWNDKTSNLHYVLFTMLENSISKIHILRRHTDTSRSVSNGILAVEFGNFLNNSINESSDSRCYSCLDAHFYDDETVTVVLKESVQQEGKERVLAQLPLSSVYTDEDQDGKSIWDSMERLDERSSEIPTRTVFLESQWRVLENMKAQYVSVNGIRKVSCVLSSNLRHIRVFEMDVEDDGEVEEEEEEETTQIATGEPDEPNQPADGQDNVCDASAEELPDETEEHETSLDP from the exons GTTTTACTTCATCGGCTTGCAAACTTTCAACGTGTGTGGAGTTTGCCTCCAaatgaaaatacaggaaaagaaGTGACTGCTCTTGCTTGGAGACCAGATGGCAAAA TTTTGGCTTTTGGCCTTGCTGATACCAAGCGGATTATTCTGTGTGATGTAGAAAAGCCTGAAAGCTTGCACTCCTTCTCTGTGGAGTTATCTATTACATACATGCATTGGATGGAAGTAACTGAGGAAAGCAG TGTTCTCACTTCCTTTTACAATGCTGAAGATGAATCAAACCTCCTTTTGCCTAAATTACCAGCGCTGCCAAAAAA ttacagTACCACTGCAAAAATTTTCAG tgaagaaaagtCAGATGAGATTATGAAGCTTCTGGGTGATGTCAG ACTTAATGCTCTTGTCCTTGGTGGCAGCTCAGGATTTATTGAGATATATGCTTATGGAATGTTCAAGATTGCTACAGTAAATGGG GTGGCAGGTTCTTGTCGTGGACTGTGTTTGTCTAGTGATTTGAAATCACTGTCAGTtattacagagctgcagaacTCTCCAGACAGCGAAGCAGAGATAACATATTTTCAG TTGGACACTAGTCTGTTATCAAGTTACTTACCTGAGGTAACTCGAATGGCCCGGAAGTTTACTCACATTTCAACTCTGTTACAG TATATAAAGCTGTCATTGACATGCATGTGTGAAGCATGGGAAGAAATACTGATGCAGATGGACTCACGACTAACAAAGTTTGTACAG GAAAAGAATACAACCACTTCTGTTCAGGATGAGTTTATGCAGCTGTTGTTATGGGGCAAAGCAAG TCTGGAACTTCAGGCATTACTAATGAACCAACTGACAGTAAAG GGTTTAAAAAAACTTGGTCAGTCTATAGAGTCTTCCTATTCTAGTATACAAAAGTTGGTTATAAGTCATTTGCAGAG tGGCTCTGAGGCACTTTTATACCACTTGAGTGAATTGAAAGGAATGGCTttatggaaacaaaaatatgaGTCTCTGGGATTGGATGCATCTGGAATTGATG aggcTATTACTGCTGTTGGTTCTTTCATCCTAAAGGCAAATGAGCTGCTTCA AGTGATCGACAGTAGTATGAAAAACTTCAAGGCATTTTTCCGATGGCTCTATGTTG CCATGTTGAGGATGTCAGAAGATCATGTGCTTCCAGAGCTGAACAAG atGACTCAAAAAGATATCACATTTGTGGCTGATTTTCTTACTGAGCACTTCAATGAG GCACCAGAACTTTACAATCGTAAAGGAAAATACTTCAATGTGGAGAGAGTTGGACAG TACTTGAAGGATGAAGATGATGACCTTGTATCACCACCTAATACAGAGGGAAACCAGTGGTTTAACTTTCTTAAGGATAGTACTCATCTTAAAG AAAGCCCACTTCTGTTTCCCTACTATCCTGAGAAATCATTGCATTTTGTCAAAAGGCAAATGGAAGGGGTCATTGATCTGTGTTTACAAAAGCCAGCA GATGTAATTGGAAAGTCAGTGCATCAAGCAGTCTGCATATCTCTCTACAAAGTTTCTCAAAG TGAAGATTCCACACCTCAGTTATTTAAGTTACCATTTCT GTGGAATGACAAAACATCTAACTTACATTATGTTCTCTTCACCATGTTAGAAAATTCTATTtctaaaatacacattttgagGAGACATACTGATACTTCCAG GTCTGTCAGTAATGGGATTCTTGCAGTAGAGTTTGGAAACTTCTTGAACAACAGTATAAATGAGAGCTCAGACTCCAG ATGCTACAGTTGTTTGGATGCTCACTTCTATGATGATGAAACTGTAACTGTAGTTCTGAAAGAGAGTGTGCAAcaagaggggaaggagagagtCTTGGCTCAGCTGCCTTTATCTTCAGTATATACAGATGAGGACCAAGATGGGAAATCCATTTGGGATTCTATGGAAAG GCTGGATGAGCGAAGCAGTGAGATACCCACACGTACTGTCTTCTTGGAGAGTCAGTGGAGGGTGCTGGAGAACATGAAAGCTCAGTATGTTTCTGTAAATGGCATTAGGAAAGTTTCTTGTGTG CTGAGTTCAAACCTCCGCCACATCAGGGTGTTTGAGATGGACGTAGAGGATGATGGGGAAgttgaggaggaagaggaagaagaaacaacTCAGATTGCAACTGGAGAACCTGATGAGCCAAATCAGCCTGCAGATGGCCAGGACAATGTGTGTGATGCATCTGCTGAGGAACTACCTGATGAAACTGAAGAACATGAGACAAGTCTGGATCCTTGA